The DNA sequence GCGAGAGCGAGCAGCGACGAGACGACGAAGGCGTAGAGCAGCACGGCGGTACCGGCGGTCCCCTGCGCGACGAACAGATCGAAGTTGCCGCTGTCGACCATGCCTCCTCCAGCGGCGAACAGGCCGATGTAGAGCAGCCCGACGAAACTGGCCGCGACGGTGATCACGCAGATCGTGAGCGCGGGACCGAATCGGGCGCGCGCCGCGAGGTCCACGAGCGTCGCACAGGCGAGGGCCGCGAGGGCGCCGAGGAGGAGCGACCAGCCCAGGGTGAGGACCCCCGAGGCCGGGGTGATCGCGACGAGACCCGAGAAGGCGCCGCAGAAGGCGCTGGCGACCGTCGGCCGCCGGAGGAGCACACGATCCACGAGCATCCACATGAGGGCGCCGCCCGCGGAGGCCAGGAACGCGTTGATGGCGATGAGCGGCGTGTACCGGTCCATCGCGCCCTCGGAGCCCACCACCAGCCCCAGCCAGCCGACCCACAGCAGGGCCCCGCCCACCGCCACGAGCGGGAGGCTGCGGATGCCTCCCGGCGCATGCTCGCCGCGCCCGCACGCCAGGACGACCCCGGCGGCCGACGCACCGGCCGCGATGACGGGAAGGGCGCCTCCGACGTCGACGACGCCGAGGACATCGACCGCCCAGCCGTCCGCCAGCGCGAACACGGCGTATGCGACGGGGAACAGCACGAGCACGCACCACAGTGCGACGAACAGCATCAGTGCGCGCAGAGTCAAGCGGGAGGCGAGGATGACGGCCACCACGGCCGCGACGAGCACACAGGCGGCGATGACATAGCCGGCGCGAGCTGCCGCGTAGGGATCGGCCGAGAGCGGGTGGAGGCCCGCAACGGTGGAGAGACCGGGGTCGGGCCGGCCGACGAGGTGCGGGATCAGTGGCGCGCCCGCGGCCATGCCGTAGCCGCCCAGCATGGCCAGCACGATCGTGACCGCCCCGCTCGCGAGGACAGCCCGGAACGACCGCCCGGCAGACTCCCGCCCGGCGAGGCCGCCCACGAACAGCGCGAGACCCAGGGCGGCGAGGATCGTCAGGGCGCCGCAGATGAACAGCAGCAGCGCGTCCATCTGGCTACCCGTCGCCGCACTCATGGCGCCTCCCCGCTCCGTCGCCCGGGCCGTCCGGCCGCCTGGGAGCCCGGAAGCCCGGGCCGTCGGATGCAAGCATCGCACGTGCCGGGCCCG is a window from the Leifsonia sp. AG29 genome containing:
- a CDS encoding ammonium transporter, with protein sequence MSAATGSQMDALLLFICGALTILAALGLALFVGGLAGRESAGRSFRAVLASGAVTIVLAMLGGYGMAAGAPLIPHLVGRPDPGLSTVAGLHPLSADPYAAARAGYVIAACVLVAAVVAVILASRLTLRALMLFVALWCVLVLFPVAYAVFALADGWAVDVLGVVDVGGALPVIAAGASAAGVVLACGRGEHAPGGIRSLPLVAVGGALLWVGWLGLVVGSEGAMDRYTPLIAINAFLASAGGALMWMLVDRVLLRRPTVASAFCGAFSGLVAITPASGVLTLGWSLLLGALAALACATLVDLAARARFGPALTICVITVAASFVGLLYIGLFAAGGGMVDSGNFDLFVAQGTAGTAVLLYAFVVSSLLALALRFTVGLTGVRYRSGRGERSRIPASTDGPVPSGTPARTQPRGRRTGTRAQGRTAADRPR